Proteins encoded in a region of the Colius striatus isolate bColStr4 chromosome 18, bColStr4.1.hap1, whole genome shotgun sequence genome:
- the NAT9 gene encoding alpha/beta-tubulin-N-acetyltransferase 9 produces MRINQNTVLQGQRVTLVPYTSAHVPRYHEWMQSEELQRLTASEPLSLEQEYEMQRSWRDDADKCTFIVLDREQWAGLDQDCMVGDVNLFLTNPEDPTLGEIEIMIAEPSYRGRGFGKEATLMMMAYGMKNLGITKFEAKIGQENEASICMFKKLHFKEVAANSIFQEVTLRLDVSEQERQWLLEQTKHVEEKSYIELKVPTGVLEA; encoded by the exons ATGAGGATTAACCAGAACACCGTGCTGCAAGGACAGAGGGTGACCCTGGTGCCGTACACGTCTGCACATGTGCCCCG GTACCACGAGTGGATGCAGTCGGAGGAGCTGCAGCGCCTGACGGCCTCTGAACCACTCAGCCTGGAGCAAGAGTACGAGATGCAGCGCAGCTGGCGGGATGATGCAGACA AGTGCACCTTCATTGTGCTGGACAGGGAGCAGTGGGCCGGGCTGGACCAGGACTGCATGGTGGGAGATGTCAACCTCTTCCTCACCAACCCTGAGGATCCCACTTTGGGCGAGATCGAAATCATGATTGCAG AGCCCAGCTACCGAGGCAGAGGGTTTGGCAAGGAGGCAACTCTGATGATGATGGCCTATG GAATGAAAAACCTGGGGATCACCAAATTTGAGGCTAAGATTGGTCAGGAAAATGAAGCCAGTATCTGCATGTtcaaaaagctgcattttaagGAG GTTGCTGCAAACAGCATTTTCCAAGAGGTGACACTGAGGCTGGATGTCAGTGAGCAGGAGAGACAGTGGCTTCTGGAACAGACAAAGCATGTGGAAGAGAAGAGCTACATCGAACTGAAGGTGCCTACTGGGGTGCTGGAGGCCTGA